In Synechococcus sp. UW179A, the DNA window CTGCCTTGTCCATTGCACCGCTTGGCTCCAGCGCTCTCGATTCCCCTTGCTGCCTTGTTCTGGACCCTGCCACTGCAATTGCTTCATTTCGGCGCAGCACCGCTTTATGCCGTGCTCAGTAACCTGCTGGCAGCGCCATTGCTGGGGCCCCTCACCCTTGCTGCCATGGCTCTGGCTCTGATGGTTCTGCTGCTGCCGTCAGCGCTGAGCGCTGCACTGCTGCCCTGGTTGATCTGGCCAGTGCAGAAGCTGAGCTGGCTGCTGATCAACCTGGTGCACTGGATCAGTTGGTGGCCATGGGCTCAGTTGCTCACAGGACCGGTGCATCCTTTGCTGGTGCTGACGTTTTCGTTGGGCTTGCTGCTTTGGCTGTTGCCCGCTTCACAGGGCTTGCGTTGCCTGTCGGTGCCGTTGCTTCTTTTGGTGGTGGGTCTGCAGGTTCGCGTTCAGTTTCGAGATGACTTGATTCGTGTGGAGCAGTGGGGGCGCCAGTGGTTGTTGTTGCGCCACCGAGGACGGGCGGCCATGTTGAGCAGCCATGGCGATGAGCTCAGTTGCCGAATCGCGATGCGACTGAGTCATGGGCTCGGTCATCAGCAGCTGGACTGGGTTGCGGTTCTCGATCCGGTCGGTGTAGATCAGCAACCGTGTTGGAACGCCTTGGCGCGCACACTGCAGGCAGAACAGAGAGGACGGTTGCCCCTGTCAGCAGGACAGCGTTTGCAGAGTGATGGACTGAGTGTTGGTATCCCTAAGCGCCGTGGTCGCCTTCTGGATATTCGCTTCGGTAGCCGAGTTCAACGACTGCGCCGCAGCGACCTTCAGCCCCAATCGGGCTCAGTGCCCAGGGTGTGAGAAGGCTGCCTACTAAAGTGGGCTTGCGCTTGAGCGCTTGGAGAGGTGGCAGAGCCCGGTTGAATGCGCACGACTCGAAATCGTGTAGGGGTAACACCCTCGTGGGTTCGAATCCCACCCTCTCCGTTTCTAACTATTCCCGAAATGGGATTTGTTGGCCAGTTCAATCAAGGTTCTGTTTGGTACTGGGTTGGTGGTTTCGATCATGCAGTTTAAAATTTTTCTGAAACTGATCATGACCATCCCAGACTTGGCCTCTTGACTATTTTAAATAAGAACCCCCTTTGGGCTGGCAGCAAACAGCTCCTGGGATGCCCGGTTTGAGCCACTGATTTGAAGCCATTGTTCGACTTGGTGCTGAGAGGTCAATCAACAGTGGATCCTGGAGAAGAGGGTGATGCTTCAGCCAGCGAGATTCGATTTAAGAGTGAAAGAGCAGTACGAGGCCATCGCTGACCTGATGAAATTCTCGTTCCTCTCGGCTCAGGTCGAGGCCGACTTCCAGCCCTTCGGTCACGGCCTGGTCAAAGGGTGGGGTGCTGGGGGGGGCATCCCCCTGCCAAAGCGCTGCGATTCCCACGGCTGTGGCATGCCAGTGGAAGTGGGTGGTTTCTCCAATGGAGGCTTCCTTGAGAGCCTCTTCGAGGAGGCCGTTGAGAGCAGTGCTTGTGGATGCCATTCCACAAGCTTCGGGACAGCGGCGGGGGACGGCAATCGCCTGAGAGACTTCTTGATCAATCAGTCGCGTCGTGAGACACGTCTGGATGGCTCGGGAGGTGGTTGGGCTGGCTCTGTGCCGTTGCGGTTACTGGCCCTTTGCTGCTGACGAACGCACAGCCTTGAGGTTGATTGGTCTGAGACGAGAGGGACAACGATTGGTTACTGCTCCCCGTCGTCCCGTCCTTTCCGCATCTCCCTCCAAGCTCCGCCGTCGCGCTTCACGACGTCATCTTGAGTTGGTTGCTGCGCCGCCTTCGAGCCTCTCTGCCCTCACTTTGGTTCGCCGGCAGAGTCGACTCGGGCGTTCGCTGAAGCGCAGTGGTGATGTTGTGTTCTCAGCCGCAGTGCTTGGGCTGGGTTCCCCACTGTTTCTGCTCTTGGCCGTTCTGGTGAAGCTCAGTTCACCCGGTCCAGTGTTTTATATGCAGAAACGGGTTGGGCGTAGCTATCGACAGTTTGGCTGCATCAAATTCCGCACGATGCGGCCTGATGCGGATTCTGTTCTGGCTCAGGTGTTGGAGCGCTCACCTGAGATGCGCGCTGAGTTTGATCGGGATTTCAAGCTGCGCAACGATCCCCGAATTACACCGATCGGCAGGTTTCTGCGTCGCTCGAGCCTCGATGAGCTTCCTCAGTTTCTCAATGTTCTGCGTGGCGAGATGAGCTTGGTTGGTCCACGACCGATCGTTCGCAAAGAGATCAGCCGTTACGGCGACTACATGGACGAAGTTCTGGCGGTCCGGCCCGGTCTCACAGGCCTCTGGCAGGTGAGCGGCAGAAACAACCTCAGCTATCCCAAGCGAGTCAGGCTCGATCTGGCGTATGCCCGCGGTCGAACCTTTCTGCTGGATCTGGCCATCATCCTGCGCACCTTCGGCGTGTTGCTGTTGCCGATGGATCGTGGTGCTTACTGAGTCTCCTGTTAAGCGGCCCAGCTAAAGCCGGCAGCGATCATGAGCCACAGCAGTTCAAGACGCTTGGTAAGCCCCATGATCCGTTTCACGCTCAAAATATCGGCTATTGGAAATTCAGCTCCCAGCAGCGGTTTCTCGACCCAGCGATTGCCGTAGCGGTTTCTTCCACCAAGCTGTACTCCAGCGCAATGGGCATAGATCGCTTCTGAGCGTCCTGCGTTGGGAGAGTCATCGTGCCGGCCTTCCGATTCGGCAGAGCTGACCAGTGCTGACCACTGCAGCCAGGACCTGCTGACCAGGGGCAGGGACAGCATCACGATCCGGCAAGGCAGCCAGGTCATGAGGTCATCGAGTCGGGCGCCAGCGGTGCCAAGCCAGCGCAACCGCCCTTTGCGGTAACCCAACATGGAATCCAGGGTGCTGGCTGCCTTGAAGATCCAGGCCAGAGCCAGTGGTCCTGGACCTGCTGTGAATCCCGACATCCACAGTCCCGCTCCGACCAGCATCCAGAACAGCGGAGCAAAAAGGCCGTCCACGGCATTCTCGCTGGCCGTTTCCGCGGCAGCGCGCAGGATGTCGTTCCTGTTGAGCGAGGTGGTGTCGCGTCCCACAATCCAGCTGAGACGTCGCCTGGCCTCCAAGGGCTCCACGCCGTCGTCGGCAGGCAGTGCCACAAGGACGCTGTGCACACTCTCTTCCAGGCTTTTGCTTGCCAGCGAACTGGCCAGGGCAATAACCCACAGCACCCTGGCGGCCAAATTGATCCAGTCATGGCTGCCACCCCAGCGGCCAAGGACCAGTTGGTCCAGCAGCCAACCGCATAGTCCGCTTGTCAGAACAAGCGTGAACGTGATGATTAGACCGGCGATCGACAGCCTGATCGGGCTGTCCTGAGCCCAGGTCTCGGCACGCAGGCGCATCCGTTGGATTCCCCATCCCATCACAATCACGGGATGGAGCCAGGTGGCTGGATCACCAATGCAACGATCCAGCAGTGCTGCAAGAAGAATTCCTGCCGTGGCAAGCGTTGAGGCTTGCAGGGTCATGCCTGTGCTGGGGCTGTTCGGGGTTGCGTGATGGCCAGGGCAATGAAACCTGCCGAGACCAGTGGCAAGGCGGCCGACAGGCTCAGCACCTGGCAGATCAATCCCAGGCCGATGCTGCCGACCAGACCTCCAACGGCTCCGGAGCGCACCAGCACCTGCCAGCGCAAGGGTTCATCCCCAAGAGGCGTGAGCCGCTCAACCAGTGCGGCATCGCTTGCAGCTGCCAGGGCTCCGATCGGAACGAACAACAGCACGGCCAACCAGGCGGGCACCGTTGCCTGGCTCAGCAGCAACAGGGCGCAGATCAGCAGATAGGGCACCGAGCGGTGCACTCGGGGGGTCCACCGACCGAGGGCTCTGCCCAGCCCGTAGGAGGCCAGCACCATGCCGAAGTCGAAGCACCTCCCGCCATCGACATCACGAACCCATAAAGCCAGCAGAGCGAACAAGGCACCCATCACCAGCCCCTGCAGTGCACAGGATCGGTCCCAGGGCGGAGTGTTGGATGCATTGGACGCTTCCTGCGCAGCGATCGGGCGCGTCGCAGGGCGTGAGGCAACGATGGCGAGAGGCAGCAGTAGGACCAGTGCAGGCAGAAACTGAAGCAGCGCCGGAAACAGCAATGCGGCCAACAGATTGCCGACCAGG includes these proteins:
- a CDS encoding sugar transferase translates to MVTAPRRPVLSASPSKLRRRASRRHLELVAAPPSSLSALTLVRRQSRLGRSLKRSGDVVFSAAVLGLGSPLFLLLAVLVKLSSPGPVFYMQKRVGRSYRQFGCIKFRTMRPDADSVLAQVLERSPEMRAEFDRDFKLRNDPRITPIGRFLRRSSLDELPQFLNVLRGEMSLVGPRPIVRKEISRYGDYMDEVLAVRPGLTGLWQVSGRNNLSYPKRVRLDLAYARGRTFLLDLAIILRTFGVLLLPMDRGAY
- the cbiB gene encoding adenosylcobinamide-phosphate synthase CbiB; protein product: MTLQASTLATAGILLAALLDRCIGDPATWLHPVIVMGWGIQRMRLRAETWAQDSPIRLSIAGLIITFTLVLTSGLCGWLLDQLVLGRWGGSHDWINLAARVLWVIALASSLASKSLEESVHSVLVALPADDGVEPLEARRRLSWIVGRDTTSLNRNDILRAAAETASENAVDGLFAPLFWMLVGAGLWMSGFTAGPGPLALAWIFKAASTLDSMLGYRKGRLRWLGTAGARLDDLMTWLPCRIVMLSLPLVSRSWLQWSALVSSAESEGRHDDSPNAGRSEAIYAHCAGVQLGGRNRYGNRWVEKPLLGAEFPIADILSVKRIMGLTKRLELLWLMIAAGFSWAA